Proteins from a genomic interval of Pseudoruegeria sp. SHC-113:
- a CDS encoding Flp family type IVb pilin, producing MIIKLFKNFAKDESGAVTVDWVVLTAALVGLGIAVLSTVATGVDNVN from the coding sequence ATGATCATCAAGCTTTTCAAAAACTTCGCCAAAGACGAATCCGGCGCCGTGACCGTTGACTGGGTCGTGCTGACCGCCGCTCTCGTGGGCCTCGGCATTGCCGTCCTGTCCACCGTTGCCACGGGCGTTGACAACGTCAACA